In the genome of Streptomyces racemochromogenes, one region contains:
- a CDS encoding tetratricopeptide repeat protein, with product MHFTTNVSGTGQAFVAGGDMIVFDGPAPVAMAALPAAPAYLVGRAEQLDALSGFFLAAPEGPSFTNIALITGFAGSGKRALATAAARQALQRGRFTGGVVFVDLEHDDGQPLSRGQALASALFSLGLRHSAEMGGSDADRTSLYRSLLQDRAVARGPVLVVADNASRPDQVDVLLPGSGEHRLLVTSRELLPIAGARTVVTGPLDAADSFLLLHYAVERRGLSRIGSIESLTSTEINHLHGLLELSGLLPAAITEIAHHFSQDGGLTAEELLGDLTKALDSYTEGGPPDGPLLAPLRRGFDETYLRLGPEAAELLPLLGLVPGPNITSRQAAHLAGPDRDDIRSRLAALARAHLVAEERVGCDRWRLHPHARREATALARRLPQAVREAAQRRLLDEYARIARIAVEETNGEGSALHLRAGRKASRERFEAECPNLVPGVDMAVSAGLDRHAAELALPVCQLLLHHHRFDELATCAKAGVGAARRAGDRTTEAELLNVRGGWLRKLGGHHEALGQYTQAHDIFAALDDRPGRAKTLGNIASIHYERGEFEQAYVIYREVAAEFLALGDTRLEAMCLKNAGDTLAAADELDAARHAYTESIKVYRQRGDLDGEAEVLNSLGELLRFAGPPQEALPYYNRALQLAEDAENPGLQGAALRGAGECLIDGTARRRREALRMLQRAADLLEESGNLRAHAAVCGRIGRHYYDTRKYARAIDYLHRAGIVLLHEFKDTDAAAVPLGLMDQARRVMEGRGLLRTPLNYLRGQRPPRSWEVGPGHVFTLEPKPWTDGLSDG from the coding sequence ATGCACTTCACCACCAACGTGAGCGGCACGGGCCAAGCCTTCGTGGCCGGCGGCGACATGATCGTGTTCGACGGGCCCGCCCCGGTTGCCATGGCCGCTCTGCCGGCGGCACCCGCGTACCTGGTCGGGCGCGCCGAGCAGCTCGACGCCCTGAGCGGGTTCTTCCTTGCCGCGCCCGAGGGGCCCAGCTTCACCAACATCGCGCTGATCACCGGGTTCGCCGGCTCCGGCAAGCGGGCCCTGGCCACGGCTGCCGCCCGGCAGGCACTGCAGAGGGGGCGTTTCACCGGAGGCGTCGTCTTCGTGGACCTGGAGCACGACGACGGCCAGCCCCTCAGTCGCGGTCAGGCACTGGCCTCGGCCCTCTTCTCGCTCGGCCTGCGGCACTCGGCTGAAATGGGCGGGTCAGACGCCGACCGCACATCCCTCTACCGCTCCCTGCTCCAGGACCGGGCCGTCGCTCGCGGTCCGGTCCTGGTGGTCGCGGACAACGCCTCTCGGCCCGACCAGGTGGACGTGCTGCTCCCCGGCAGCGGTGAGCACCGGCTCCTGGTCACCAGCCGTGAACTGCTGCCGATCGCCGGCGCACGCACCGTGGTGACGGGGCCGCTGGACGCGGCCGACTCGTTCCTGCTGCTGCACTACGCCGTCGAGCGGCGGGGCCTCTCCCGTATCGGCTCCATCGAGTCCCTCACGTCGACGGAGATCAACCATCTCCACGGCCTGCTGGAGCTGAGCGGGCTCCTGCCCGCTGCCATCACGGAGATCGCGCACCATTTCTCGCAGGACGGCGGGCTGACCGCAGAGGAACTCCTGGGCGACCTGACCAAGGCACTCGACTCCTACACGGAGGGCGGCCCCCCGGACGGGCCGTTGCTGGCTCCCCTGCGGCGCGGCTTCGACGAGACCTACCTGCGCCTCGGCCCCGAAGCCGCGGAACTGCTCCCCCTGCTCGGTCTGGTGCCCGGTCCGAACATCACGTCGCGACAGGCGGCCCACCTCGCCGGTCCGGACCGGGACGACATCCGCTCCCGGCTCGCCGCTCTCGCCCGGGCGCACCTCGTGGCGGAGGAGCGGGTCGGCTGCGACCGCTGGCGACTGCACCCCCACGCCCGCCGCGAGGCCACAGCCCTGGCCCGACGGCTCCCGCAGGCCGTCCGGGAGGCGGCGCAGCGGCGGCTGCTCGACGAGTACGCGCGGATCGCCCGGATCGCCGTCGAAGAAACGAACGGCGAGGGCTCCGCCCTCCACCTGCGTGCGGGACGCAAGGCATCCCGGGAGAGGTTCGAGGCCGAATGCCCCAACCTCGTCCCGGGCGTGGACATGGCCGTGTCGGCCGGCCTCGACCGGCACGCCGCGGAACTCGCCCTCCCGGTGTGCCAGCTCCTGCTGCACCATCACCGCTTCGACGAGCTGGCGACCTGCGCCAAGGCGGGAGTGGGCGCGGCCAGGCGTGCGGGCGACCGCACGACCGAGGCGGAGCTGTTGAACGTCCGAGGCGGCTGGCTTCGGAAACTGGGCGGGCACCATGAGGCGCTGGGACAGTACACGCAGGCCCACGACATCTTCGCCGCACTGGACGACCGGCCGGGCCGCGCCAAAACCCTCGGCAACATCGCCAGCATCCACTACGAACGAGGTGAGTTCGAGCAGGCCTACGTCATCTACCGGGAGGTGGCCGCAGAGTTCCTCGCGCTCGGAGACACCCGCCTCGAAGCCATGTGTCTGAAGAACGCCGGCGACACGCTGGCCGCTGCCGACGAGCTCGATGCCGCTCGGCACGCCTACACGGAATCGATCAAGGTGTACCGGCAGCGCGGGGACCTGGACGGCGAGGCAGAAGTGCTGAACTCCCTCGGTGAACTCCTGCGCTTCGCGGGACCACCGCAAGAGGCCCTGCCTTACTACAACCGCGCGTTGCAGCTGGCCGAAGACGCAGAGAACCCCGGCCTCCAGGGCGCGGCGCTCCGGGGGGCCGGCGAGTGCCTGATCGACGGAACGGCCCGCCGACGGCGCGAGGCCCTCCGGATGCTGCAGAGGGCCGCCGATCTCCTGGAGGAATCGGGGAACCTGCGTGCCCATGCCGCCGTCTGCGGCAGGATCGGCCGGCATTACTACGACACGCGCAAGTACGCCAGGGCCATCGACTACCTCCATCGGGCCGGCATCGTCCTCCTGCACGAGTTCAAGGACACCGACGCGGCCGCCGTTCCGCTCGGCCTCATGGACCAGGCACGCCGGGTGATGGAGGGACGAGGCCTCCTCAGAACACCGCTCAACTACCTCCGAGGCCAACGCCCGCCCCGCTCCTGGGAAGTCGGGCCGGGCCACGTGTTCACCCTCGAGCCAAAGCCGTGGACGGACGGCCTGTCCGACGGCTGA
- a CDS encoding DUF4232 domain-containing protein: MRHRPGRLLGPLLVLLLVGAGPDGSGETVSLDGDRPGERVDVTLTRVVDPAGRADAERLVAVELRLENTGSVPYEDSPAPAAHLLDTAGQRFTGTAAATGAGPSLPETVSLDPGDSASGFVTFRVPEGAGLAAVQFALDAGLGDDVGQWSLS, translated from the coding sequence GTGCGTCACCGTCCGGGGCGTCTGCTGGGGCCCCTGCTCGTGCTGCTGCTCGTCGGTGCCGGGCCCGACGGGTCCGGGGAGACCGTGTCCCTCGACGGGGACCGGCCCGGGGAGCGGGTCGACGTGACGCTGACCCGGGTCGTGGACCCCGCGGGCCGGGCGGACGCCGAGCGGCTGGTGGCGGTGGAGCTGCGGCTGGAGAACACCGGGTCGGTGCCGTACGAGGACTCCCCCGCGCCGGCCGCGCACCTGCTCGACACGGCGGGGCAGCGGTTCACGGGGACGGCCGCCGCGACCGGGGCGGGGCCGAGCCTGCCGGAGACGGTGAGCCTGGACCCCGGGGACTCGGCATCCGGTTTCGTCACCTTCCGGGTTCCGGAGGGCGCCGGGTTGGCGGCCGTGCAGTTCGCGCTGGACGCGGGGCTGGGTGACGACGTCGGGCAGTGGAGCCTCTCCTGA
- a CDS encoding GMC oxidoreductase, producing MSDKGLHNKVSGGVSRRGFIAGTGSILGALALTVNVTPAHAEPATATTTAGPIESGARVPVLVIGTGYGGSVAALRLAQAGVPVHMAEMGMAWDTPGSDGKIFANTTKPDYRSYWLRTRTKAPLSNFLGFPIDKDVPRYTGILDAEEMGGIIVYQGRGVGGGSLVNGGMAVTPKRQNFAAILPSVDAEEMYRTYYPRANAGLGVGLIDPDWFETVDCYQFARVGRKHAQRSGFPFVFVPDVYDWDYMKQEVAGTVPKSAVDGEILYGNNAGKKSLQQTYLAAARATGKVTISPLHRVTTVSPSDGGGYTVVMEQLSTTGDVLATKTVTAGRVFFAAGSVGTSKLLVRLKATGALANLNDEVGKGWGDNGNVMCGRANHMWDPTGKVQASIPCGGIDNWDAGGAFAEVAPLPTGIETYASFYLSITKNPNRARFSWNAAAGKVELDWQTAWKQPSIDMAKTIFDKINAKEGTIYRTDLFGTNKVWGDHLTYHPLGGAVLGKATDNYGRLHGHPGLYVIDGALIPGNTSVNPFVTITALAERNIEKIIATDL from the coding sequence ATGAGTGACAAAGGCCTGCACAACAAGGTATCCGGGGGTGTCTCCCGCCGTGGATTCATCGCTGGAACTGGTTCTATTCTCGGGGCGCTGGCACTGACGGTCAACGTCACCCCCGCCCATGCCGAACCGGCCACCGCCACCACCACCGCCGGTCCCATCGAATCCGGGGCCCGCGTCCCGGTCCTCGTGATCGGTACCGGCTACGGCGGCTCCGTCGCCGCGCTCCGGCTCGCCCAGGCCGGGGTCCCGGTGCACATGGCCGAGATGGGCATGGCCTGGGACACCCCCGGCAGTGACGGCAAGATCTTCGCCAACACCACCAAGCCCGACTACCGCTCGTACTGGCTGCGCACCCGGACCAAGGCGCCGCTCAGCAACTTCCTCGGCTTCCCCATCGACAAGGACGTCCCCCGCTACACGGGCATCCTCGATGCCGAGGAGATGGGCGGCATCATCGTCTACCAGGGCCGGGGCGTCGGCGGCGGCTCGCTCGTCAACGGCGGCATGGCCGTGACCCCCAAGCGGCAGAACTTCGCGGCCATCCTGCCCTCGGTGGACGCCGAGGAGATGTACCGGACCTACTACCCGCGGGCCAACGCCGGGCTCGGGGTGGGCCTGATCGACCCCGACTGGTTCGAGACGGTGGACTGCTACCAGTTCGCCCGCGTGGGCCGCAAGCACGCCCAGCGTTCCGGGTTCCCGTTCGTCTTCGTCCCGGACGTCTACGACTGGGACTACATGAAGCAGGAGGTGGCGGGCACCGTCCCCAAGTCCGCGGTGGACGGGGAGATCCTCTACGGCAACAACGCGGGCAAGAAGTCCCTCCAGCAGACCTACCTGGCCGCCGCCCGGGCGACCGGCAAGGTCACCATCTCGCCCCTGCACCGGGTCACCACCGTCTCCCCCTCGGACGGTGGCGGCTACACGGTCGTCATGGAGCAGCTCTCCACCACCGGCGACGTCCTCGCCACCAAGACCGTCACCGCCGGCCGGGTGTTCTTCGCGGCCGGCAGCGTCGGCACGAGCAAGCTGCTGGTGCGGCTGAAGGCGACCGGCGCGCTGGCGAACCTGAACGACGAGGTGGGCAAGGGCTGGGGCGACAACGGCAACGTCATGTGCGGCCGCGCCAACCACATGTGGGACCCGACCGGGAAGGTGCAGGCCTCCATCCCCTGCGGCGGCATCGACAACTGGGACGCGGGCGGCGCCTTCGCCGAGGTGGCCCCGCTGCCGACGGGGATCGAGACGTACGCGTCCTTCTACCTCTCCATCACCAAGAACCCGAACCGGGCCCGGTTCTCGTGGAACGCGGCGGCGGGGAAGGTCGAGCTGGACTGGCAGACGGCGTGGAAGCAGCCGTCCATCGACATGGCGAAGACCATCTTCGACAAGATCAACGCCAAGGAGGGGACGATCTACCGCACCGACCTCTTCGGCACCAACAAGGTCTGGGGCGACCACCTCACCTACCACCCGCTGGGCGGTGCGGTGCTGGGCAAGGCCACGGACAACTACGGCCGGCTGCACGGGCACCCGGGCCTGTACGTCATCGACGGAGCGCTGATCCCCGGCAACACCAGCGTGAACCCGTTCGTGACCATCACGGCCCTCGCCGAGCGGAACATCGAGAAGATCATCGCCACGGACCTCTGA
- a CDS encoding carboxymuconolactone decarboxylase family protein, protein MRIDIPEGQHPIEYVWGDMVPGIGMAAANFSLSVYAHTTLGLREFEAARLRIAQINGCVFCLDWRTDRDGEKVEEEFADAVTAWRTTKAFDDRTRLAAEYAERYALDHHNLDEEFWARMTAHYSQLEIVELSMSIGSWLAFGRLNHVLGLDSVCVLPGG, encoded by the coding sequence ATGAGGATCGACATCCCCGAGGGTCAGCACCCGATCGAGTACGTGTGGGGGGACATGGTCCCCGGCATCGGCATGGCCGCCGCCAACTTCTCCCTGTCCGTGTACGCCCACACCACCCTCGGCCTGCGCGAGTTCGAGGCCGCGCGGCTGCGCATCGCGCAGATCAACGGCTGCGTCTTCTGCCTGGACTGGCGCACCGACCGGGACGGGGAGAAGGTCGAGGAGGAGTTCGCGGACGCGGTCACCGCATGGCGCACCACGAAGGCGTTCGACGACCGCACCCGGCTCGCCGCCGAGTACGCCGAGCGCTACGCCCTGGACCACCACAACCTGGACGAGGAGTTCTGGGCCCGCATGACCGCGCACTACAGCCAGCTGGAGATCGTCGAGCTGAGCATGAGCATCGGCTCCTGGCTGGCCTTCGGCCGGCTCAACCACGTCCTGGGCCTCGACAGCGTCTGCGTGCTGCCCGGCGGTTGA
- a CDS encoding dihydrodipicolinate reductase: protein MIPTVVWGTGNVGRAAIRAVDAHPALELTAVIVHDPAKAGRDAGELAGLAHRLGVAATRDVEAVLTTRPAAVVYAASGDIRPDDALADITHAITAGAVVVSPALYPLYDHRSAPPEFRDPVLAAIAEGGGSLFASGVDPGWGNDVLPLLISGLGTTVDAIRCQEIFDYSTYDQPDSVRHLVGMGHPMDYEPMMLMPSIPTMVWGGQIRMMARALGVELDEIRETSQRRALDTTVSTPSMGDFEAGTQGAIRFEVQGVVGGEPRIVIEHVTRIHPSCAPDWPVPPGGGAGAHRVVIEGRPRIEVTVEATDEGENRSAGGNATAVGRLVGAIDWLVDAEPGLYDALDVPLRPAVGRLGRKQP from the coding sequence ATGATTCCCACGGTGGTCTGGGGCACCGGCAACGTCGGCCGCGCGGCGATCCGCGCCGTCGACGCCCACCCGGCGCTCGAACTCACGGCAGTCATCGTCCACGACCCCGCGAAGGCCGGCCGCGACGCCGGCGAACTCGCGGGCCTGGCCCACCGGCTGGGGGTGGCGGCCACCCGAGACGTCGAAGCGGTGCTCACCACCCGCCCGGCCGCCGTCGTCTACGCGGCCTCCGGCGACATCCGCCCCGACGACGCCCTCGCCGACATCACCCACGCCATCACCGCGGGCGCGGTCGTCGTCAGCCCCGCCCTCTACCCCCTCTACGACCACCGCAGCGCCCCGCCGGAGTTCCGCGACCCCGTCCTGGCCGCCATCGCGGAGGGCGGCGGCTCGCTCTTCGCCTCCGGCGTCGACCCCGGCTGGGGCAACGACGTGCTCCCGCTGCTGATCAGCGGCCTGGGCACCACCGTGGACGCCATCCGCTGCCAGGAGATCTTCGACTACTCCACGTACGACCAGCCGGACTCCGTACGCCACCTCGTCGGCATGGGCCACCCCATGGACTACGAGCCGATGATGCTGATGCCCTCGATCCCCACCATGGTGTGGGGCGGCCAGATCCGGATGATGGCCCGCGCCCTCGGCGTCGAACTCGACGAGATACGCGAGACCTCCCAGCGCCGCGCCCTCGACACCACGGTGAGCACCCCCTCCATGGGCGACTTCGAGGCGGGCACCCAGGGCGCCATCCGCTTCGAGGTGCAGGGCGTCGTCGGCGGCGAACCCCGCATCGTCATCGAACACGTCACCCGCATCCACCCCTCCTGCGCCCCCGACTGGCCCGTACCGCCCGGCGGCGGCGCCGGAGCCCACCGGGTGGTCATCGAGGGCCGCCCGCGCATCGAGGTCACGGTCGAGGCCACCGACGAGGGCGAGAACCGCTCGGCCGGCGGGAACGCCACCGCCGTCGGCCGCCTGGTGGGCGCCATCGACTGGCTGGTGGACGCGGAACCCGGCCTCTACGACGCCCTGGACGTCCCGCTGCGGCCCGCAGTCGGCAGACTCGGAAGGAAACAGCCATGA
- a CDS encoding glycoside hydrolase family 18 protein: MRRSTLGRLAVAACSLSLLTAFAPAAAAGSGDRDPAGGHDRSYRKVGYFTQWGVYGRDFQVQDLEANGTAGKLTHLNYAFGNIGADGRCFTGNVAGEADAWADYARPLDAANSVDGVADTADQPLAGNFNQLKELKARHPGLKVLISLGGWSWSTHFSDAALTPASRKALVRSCIDLYLKGNLPQDGARGGAGAAAGVFDGIDLDWEWPGSEGDTDTRFRPEDKRNFAELVHEFRTQLDAFGRERGRPYELTAFVPAAPAKIDAGFDVRRIMRDLDFVTLQGYDFHVSGEKTTAQQSALYARGDFSVDGTVDSWLRRGAPARKLVVGMPFYGQGWTGVTGGGDGMGKPATGPAPAKWAAGYADYKELKELAASGTFRLHRDRRGGHAWLFDGTTLWTYDDPQVLRTKARYVREQGLGGAMFWSLDADTADGELTSAVDQGLRGR, from the coding sequence ATGCGCCGCAGTACCCTCGGCCGGCTGGCCGTCGCCGCCTGCTCCCTCTCCCTGCTCACCGCCTTCGCGCCCGCGGCGGCCGCCGGGAGCGGGGACCGGGATCCGGCGGGCGGGCACGACCGCTCGTACCGGAAGGTCGGCTACTTCACCCAGTGGGGCGTCTACGGACGCGACTTCCAGGTCCAGGACCTGGAGGCGAACGGCACCGCCGGCAAACTCACCCACCTCAACTACGCGTTCGGCAACATCGGCGCCGACGGCAGGTGCTTCACCGGCAACGTGGCCGGCGAGGCCGACGCCTGGGCCGACTACGCGCGCCCGCTGGACGCGGCGAACTCCGTGGACGGTGTCGCCGACACCGCCGACCAGCCCCTGGCCGGCAACTTCAACCAGCTGAAGGAGCTCAAGGCCAGGCACCCCGGCCTCAAGGTGCTGATCTCGCTGGGCGGCTGGAGCTGGTCCACCCACTTCTCGGACGCGGCCCTCACCCCCGCCTCCCGCAAGGCCCTCGTCCGCTCCTGCATCGACCTCTACCTCAAGGGGAACCTCCCGCAGGACGGCGCCCGGGGCGGGGCCGGCGCCGCCGCCGGGGTCTTCGACGGCATCGACCTGGACTGGGAGTGGCCGGGCTCGGAGGGCGACACCGACACCAGGTTCCGGCCGGAGGACAAGCGCAACTTCGCCGAGCTGGTGCACGAGTTCCGCACCCAGCTCGACGCGTTCGGGCGCGAGCGCGGTCGCCCGTACGAGCTGACGGCCTTCGTCCCGGCCGCCCCCGCCAAGATCGACGCGGGCTTCGACGTCCGCCGGATCATGCGCGACCTCGACTTCGTCACGCTCCAGGGCTACGACTTCCACGTGTCCGGGGAGAAGACCACCGCCCAGCAGTCGGCGCTGTACGCCCGGGGCGACTTCAGCGTCGACGGCACGGTGGACTCCTGGCTGCGGCGCGGGGCACCGGCCCGCAAGCTGGTGGTCGGCATGCCGTTCTACGGGCAGGGCTGGACCGGGGTCACCGGCGGCGGTGACGGCATGGGCAAGCCCGCCACGGGACCGGCACCCGCGAAGTGGGCGGCCGGATACGCGGACTACAAGGAGCTGAAGGAGCTGGCCGCCTCCGGCACCTTCCGGCTGCACCGCGACCGGCGGGGCGGCCACGCCTGGCTCTTCGACGGCACCACCCTGTGGACGTACGACGACCCGCAGGTGCTGCGCACGAAGGCCCGGTACGTCCGCGAACAGGGCCTGGGCGGCGCCATGTTCTGGTCCCTGGACGCCGACACCGCCGACGGGGAGCTGACCTCCGCCGTCGACCAGGGCCTGCGCGGCCGCTGA
- a CDS encoding serpin family protein, which translates to MRNSTVRAVNRLTARWAAEAAGGDGGTVLTAAGVWPLLALLADGAAGPARAELEQALGIPAGDAAGAGRELLAALAGVRGLRAATGLWAAADLPLEAPWTARLPDATRGTLTGDPEADGKSLDAWAAERTDGLIERMPVALPEGPDAVRLVLASALALRLKWIRPFQEWPQQMHEGPWAGRELVVLHRSTSLLDRAKVAHGAAGPVTLLEVVGDTGVDVHLVLGGPDAPPGTVLTTGIEAATRARPWTPASLLPDGNPGPGLTVRTVRSESPEPRLSIATPAFEVRADHDLLARAGLFGLVAATGRGSGSFPGISSEPLAIGSARQSAVARFHATGFEAAAVTAFGAVGAGIPHLRHRTRHAHAYVDRPFGFLAVHRTSRLVLAAGWVTDPLPYEEPDREAEEAEFWAD; encoded by the coding sequence ATGAGGAACTCGACGGTACGGGCGGTCAACCGGCTCACGGCGCGCTGGGCCGCCGAAGCCGCCGGCGGGGACGGGGGTACGGTCCTCACCGCGGCCGGGGTGTGGCCGCTGCTGGCCCTGCTCGCGGACGGCGCGGCGGGCCCGGCCCGCGCGGAGCTGGAGCAGGCCCTCGGTATACCCGCCGGGGACGCGGCGGGGGCCGGGCGGGAGCTGCTGGCAGCGCTGGCCGGCGTACGGGGCCTGCGGGCGGCCACGGGCCTGTGGGCCGCGGCGGACCTGCCGCTGGAGGCCCCCTGGACGGCCCGCCTCCCGGACGCCACCCGCGGCACCCTGACCGGCGACCCGGAGGCGGACGGCAAGTCGCTGGACGCGTGGGCCGCCGAGCGGACGGACGGCCTGATCGAACGCATGCCGGTCGCGCTGCCCGAGGGGCCGGACGCGGTCCGGCTCGTCCTGGCCTCGGCGCTCGCGCTGCGGCTGAAGTGGATCCGGCCGTTCCAGGAGTGGCCCCAGCAGATGCACGAAGGCCCCTGGGCCGGCCGGGAACTGGTCGTGCTGCACCGCAGCACCTCCCTGCTGGACCGCGCCAAGGTGGCCCACGGCGCCGCCGGTCCGGTCACCCTGCTGGAGGTCGTCGGGGACACCGGGGTCGACGTCCACCTCGTCCTGGGCGGGCCGGACGCGCCGCCGGGCACCGTCCTGACCACAGGAATCGAGGCCGCCACCCGGGCCCGTCCCTGGACGCCCGCGAGCCTGCTGCCCGACGGGAACCCGGGCCCGGGCCTGACCGTCAGGACGGTGCGCTCCGAGTCGCCCGAGCCCCGGCTCAGCATCGCGACGCCCGCCTTCGAGGTCCGGGCGGACCACGATCTCCTGGCCCGTGCAGGGCTGTTCGGCCTGGTGGCCGCCACGGGCCGCGGCTCCGGCAGCTTTCCCGGGATCAGCTCCGAGCCCCTGGCCATCGGCTCGGCACGGCAGTCGGCGGTCGCCCGCTTCCACGCGACGGGTTTCGAGGCGGCCGCGGTGACGGCGTTCGGTGCGGTGGGGGCCGGCATTCCCCACCTGCGCCACCGGACCCGCCACGCGCACGCGTACGTCGACCGCCCCTTCGGCTTCCTGGCCGTGCACCGCACCTCCCGCCTGGTCCTGGCGGCCGGCTGGGTCACGGACCCCCTCCCGTACGAGGAGCCGGACCGGGAGGCCGAGGAGGCGGAGTTCTGGGCCGACTAG
- a CDS encoding PfkB family carbohydrate kinase: MTAPRYDVLVLGEVLVEVHAGTALRDAADGTPARISYSGDALNAAAAAAAAGARTALLTVVGDDELSVPLLRRAAELGVDTAHVHRAPRPNGAYLLCADPDGDREFVYWRTRSAASTLSPAHVEDWLPLLTGCRALITSGITGALSPGSRAAVLAAARAVHAAGGHVTYDPNHRPRLTGRAEARSLLAEVAPLTGLLKTSCPADALALVDTADPPAAAARYRALGARAVAVTAGAGRLLLDDGTRAAYQPVPVDPSPVDTTGAGDCFTGTATARLALGDPLARAVAYGVAAASLSVAGRGGTGRVPAFTETAALAARVAQDTP, translated from the coding sequence GTGACCGCCCCGCGCTACGACGTCCTCGTCCTCGGCGAGGTCCTGGTCGAGGTCCACGCCGGCACCGCCCTGCGCGACGCCGCCGACGGCACCCCCGCCCGCATCTCCTACTCCGGCGACGCCCTCAACGCCGCGGCGGCGGCCGCCGCGGCCGGGGCCCGCACCGCGCTGCTGACCGTCGTCGGGGACGACGAGCTGAGCGTCCCGCTGCTGCGCCGCGCCGCCGAGCTGGGCGTGGACACCGCCCACGTGCACCGCGCGCCCCGCCCCAACGGGGCCTACCTGCTCTGCGCCGACCCCGACGGGGACCGCGAGTTCGTGTACTGGCGCACCCGCAGCGCCGCCTCCACCCTCTCCCCGGCCCACGTCGAGGACTGGCTCCCGCTGCTGACCGGCTGCCGGGCGCTGATCACCAGCGGTATCACCGGCGCGCTCTCGCCGGGCAGCCGCGCGGCCGTACTGGCCGCCGCCCGCGCCGTCCACGCGGCGGGCGGGCACGTCACGTACGACCCCAACCACCGGCCCCGCCTGACCGGCCGCGCCGAGGCCCGGTCCCTGCTCGCCGAGGTCGCCCCGCTGACCGGGCTGCTGAAGACCTCCTGCCCGGCCGACGCGCTCGCCCTGGTCGACACCGCCGACCCGCCCGCCGCGGCCGCGCGCTACCGGGCGCTGGGGGCCCGCGCGGTGGCCGTCACCGCCGGAGCCGGGCGGCTGCTGCTGGACGACGGCACCCGGGCGGCGTACCAGCCCGTCCCCGTGGACCCGTCCCCGGTCGACACCACCGGCGCCGGTGACTGCTTCACCGGCACCGCCACCGCCCGCCTCGCCCTGGGCGACCCGCTGGCCCGGGCGGTGGCCTACGGGGTGGCGGCGGCGTCCCTGTCGGTGGCGGGCCGCGGTGGCACGGGCCGGGTGCCGGCCTTCACGGAGACGGCGGCGCTGGCGGCGCGGGTGGCGCAGGACACTCCCTAG
- a CDS encoding bifunctional 4-hydroxy-2-oxoglutarate aldolase/2-dehydro-3-deoxy-phosphogluconate aldolase has protein sequence MSCHPYAVLAAQRLLPVLRSADADRAVAAAARLLGAGCRTVELTTSTPGWARAVTRAAGLRDARGRTAVIGVGTVTTAAQARAALEAGAAFLVSPHPAPEVREAAARHGTPFLEGGFTPGEIAAAVRDGGAAKVFPAHVGGPDFIRSLRAVLPSGALLVPTGGIRPGEVRAWLDAGAAAVGVGSGLPDDPGELAAVFAELAGPCCGGEGCRP, from the coding sequence TTGTCCTGCCATCCGTACGCGGTGCTGGCCGCCCAGCGCCTGCTCCCGGTGCTGCGCAGCGCCGACGCCGACCGGGCCGTGGCGGCCGCCGCGCGGCTGCTCGGCGCCGGCTGCCGGACCGTGGAGCTCACCACCTCCACCCCCGGCTGGGCCCGGGCCGTCACCCGCGCCGCCGGGCTCCGCGACGCCCGCGGGCGGACCGCCGTCATCGGGGTGGGCACGGTGACCACCGCCGCCCAGGCCCGGGCGGCCCTCGAAGCGGGCGCCGCGTTCCTCGTCTCCCCCCACCCGGCCCCCGAGGTCCGCGAGGCCGCCGCACGGCACGGGACGCCCTTCCTCGAAGGCGGCTTCACCCCCGGGGAGATAGCCGCCGCCGTGCGGGACGGCGGCGCCGCGAAGGTGTTCCCCGCCCACGTGGGCGGGCCGGACTTCATCCGCTCCCTCAGGGCCGTGCTCCCGTCCGGGGCCCTGCTCGTCCCCACGGGCGGGATCCGGCCCGGCGAGGTCCGCGCGTGGCTCGACGCGGGCGCGGCCGCCGTCGGCGTCGGCAGCGGCCTGCCCGACGACCCCGGGGAACTGGCCGCCGTCTTCGCGGAGCTGGCCGGACCCTGCTGCGGCGGGGAGGGGTGCCGGCCGTGA